CTTAATCTGCCCCAAGGGGAATTCTGAACAAAACAATTATTTCTAACAAGAGAAGAATTTTCTGTGAGGGCTATTCAATTGAGCCACCAAAACTGCACATAGAGTGACAGAAGGCAATCTGGAACACCCTGTACACATTCTCCAAAAGGAAATAtcctgcttaaaaaaaacaaaaatccaaagccCTCCCTTCCTAATCTGAAATTGCAAAATCTTCCTAGGTAATCTGAATTTCTCCCAGCTAGACTAGAAAGAAGCACAGcagttggtttaaaaaaaaaaaaaaaagctttctcccagcttccccccccccccacaaatctCTCAAAACaatcaacccccccaaaaaaaatcagggaGGTCCAGAGACCACGTTCTCCTTAATGGACACCTAAACCACCACGAGGCGCTCGGAAGCACAGTCCTTTCCCCAAGGTCATGCAAGCCGGAGAAGGTGCGAGGGAGACTGCAGTCTCCAGCCGCGGGTACAGAGCACTGCGGCGGTGAGGAGGGTGGGGGGGGACGGGGctcgggtgggggtggggagctgtGTTTGGGGAGGGGTGCCTGCgctcttcccctctcccacccCGAAGTGTGTGAGCACTTGGCCTCGGCATTTCCGAAACAAGCCACGACAAGCTCCGCAGTGTTAGGAAAGGGGCTGACGCGATGTAAGAAACAGATGCTCCGAATCAGGATGGTCTAGCGAGCGAGCGAGAGCCTCCTCCACGGTGATGAGTCGCCGGGCCCCTcggcgagagagagggaggaagggagggagggaggagagacggGTCCACTCGGGGACGCTGCCGGGCACGGAAGCCTGAGCCAAGCCGGAGGCCGGCAGCCCCGAAACCGCACTTCATTCCTGCGCTTGGGGAAGCCATGGCTCCCTCcccgggcgggcggcgggcggcggggcggggtgcgggcgggcgggcgggcggcgcgctGCGGAAAGTTGTCCGCGGCGGCGGAGGGGCGGCCGGCTCGCCCGCGTCCCCCCTCGCGGATTCCACCATTAATTAGTCCTCAGGACTGTCTACTGGCAACTTAAACAAAGCGAATGCCTCGAATTCCTTCCCGGCTCCGCGGTCTGGGGCACACCAGAGAACAGACAAACCCAAGCCTCCGCCACCCGGGAGACCCGCGGTGACCGACAGCAGCTGCCCGGCTGTGTGTgcggggggcgggagggggagaggaaCGACATCCTTTCTCCCCCagtcctccccccccacccccggcttcGTGATCGCCCTCCTCACCCCCACGACCTCCAGGACCCGGCCGGCCGTCAGCCCGCACCCGCGTCCCGCAAGCACGCCCGCCCGCCGGCCCCCGCCGTGGCTCCCCGAAGCCGCCTCCACCTCCCGCTCCCGGCTCCCGACTCCGGCTCTTCCTGTCTGATCACTTCCTTCCTCCCGGTGCCCGCGGGCCCCGCGCAGCCCCCTTCCCTCGGACGCCCCGCCCCCACCGGCCGGACCCCCCCCTCTCCCCGTCCCGTCCCCTCCCTCCTCCgtacccccccaaaagaaaaccaCCTCCGCCGCTCGCTCCACGCCTTCTCCCGGGCTCCCCACCAAGAAGTCTCTTCTCCTCAGGACCGTCCCTCCCCCCTCccggggagaggagggaaaaaataaaataaagagatctCCTCGGGTTCTCCTTCCAACTCCGCAAACACTCTGCGCGGGCTCGCCCCCAAACACCTCGCGgccccccctccacccccgcgCACAAGCCGCCCCCAAAACTCTTCCTCCGCCCCAAGTCCCCCAGCCCGCCCGCCCTCGGCTCCCGGCCCCGTCGCTCGACCCGCGGGGTCCCGAGCCCTCACGCCGCGCCGGCCCGCTCCCGCTCCAGCCGCTGTCCCCGGCGCCGCCCGGGCCCCGCCGCGCCCCCCCGCCGACCGCTCACCTCGCCGGCTCTCCGGCCCGCGCTCCCCGCCGCCTAAGGGATCCGGCGCTCGGCTCCGCTCCCAGCGGCCGGCGCCTCCTCCAGGCTCCCCGGGACTGACAatgaggggcggggcctgcggtGACGTCCGCGTTCTGGAAGGCGGGGCTCGCCTAAGACCACGCCCACCCACAcgccccactctctctctcagcccCCAAGCGCAGGGCTTGAACCCAGCCAATTTTTTGATTGCGTCCCTAGAAGAGATGTCCTAGAGCCTGTGCCAGGCGCCCAGGGAAATGGAAATGGGAAGCAAAGATTCCCTGCCTTCAAGAGGGACAGACTCCTGGGAGGGGGCggggattaaatgaggtcatccAATGGAAAGTGCTTAGCGCAGGAGCCGGTGTGGAGTCGTCAACTCATACATAGAAAAACTACTTCTGCTACTCCGGTACGTGCGGGAGAAGCAAGGCTTGGCCTCCAATCCTCCGATTCTATTAATTTATCGTGGGATCCTAGGAGAGTTCTTTCCATCTAAGGTCCCTTCCTTAAAGTGGGAATggagggtttggggagatggtttagcgttttgaaggcccttgcttgcaaatcctacctGCAGGCCTGGGGCTCAGCTTCCTAGCACCCactaaagctggacacaaaaagtggtgtgtctgtcattcatttgcagcggcaagagatgCTGGTACCTCCATGCGCCTCCCCCAtcccacatatataaataaataaatactttaaaaaaaaataaagtggacctGGGCGTGGtgatttatgcctttaatcccagcccttggagggcagaggtaagaggatcgccatgagttcaaggccagcctgagactacatagtgaattctaggtcagtctgagctacagtgagaccctaactcgaaaaaccaaaaaataaaaataaaataaaatggaaggtgTCATGGTgacccacacttttaatcccagcactcaggaggctgaggtaggaagatccctgtgagttcaaggtttgGGGCTACAgaacgagttccaggtcagcctggactccagtgaaaccctatctcaaaaataaataaatgaataaaatggaagGAACAGGGGCTGAGGgatagctcagccattaaagggcTTGACTGCAAATCCGGAcagacattcattcattcatttgcagcaagagaGCTTGGCTCACCCATACATGTGAGCGCCCGCACGCGAGCACaccacctcccccccacacacaccacataactttatttttggtttttcgaggtagggtctcactctagcccaagctgacctggaaatcactctgcattctcagggtggcctcaaactcatggcgatcctcctacctctgcctccctagtgctgggattaaagtcatgtgctgccatgcctggctttaaataacttaaaaaatatttttttatttttatttaattatttggcagagaaataaagagaatgaatgggcacaccaggacctccagccactgcaaacaaattccagacgcatgcaccaccttgcgcatctggcttacatgggtcctggggaatcgaacctgggccctttggctttgcaggcaaatgccttaaccgctaggccatctctccagccctcaaataacttttttatatGGGGGAAATTTTCTCAAAAGTTCCCTCCaaaatacctttcagtgagttgttggccaaggaagtccctgatgcccccaaagcattacaggccattgccaaagcccttggtttcccaccaggaatagatggtaagaccctattgctgaagactccatatacttgggctgcaaggccactgagaaatcatgctagaactaagctgataacctcctccatgtgaaccagctgacagaaagctggaaaaagccattctgcatgcagttcaatgggagacagagaaatcatcagtgaagatactcaacagtggacactgcaagccttatatttggccagccaggccaaatgagccaacgggtgcaacagtagcacgtttgtcatggtggaaaacaactgccctctaattggactggaggcccgctccatgggaaggaatatatctctgaaactgaaaacctacaacaggggtagtcatgagccctaggggtgtaatgtctgctgctgtctggctaaatgtatatattatgctcatcaaactgcccagtaagcacttctcttaatgttcatagccatatattaatgctactctcacttttggtagagaaccttctcttttcagatggcattgactttgggatgactcagaaggcaccatggtgctagaaagaagtgacaggagtgctcagtactacaatatctctatcacaccttccaaggctcagggtcaagtgcagaagaggtggaggaaagaatggaagagccaaaggaagggtaggactccttacaacgtgctcctccagacacaaaatgtcctggatatccatgacctcacagtgcctgacactacctacacaagacaatcataataggaggaaaaggtcatgacatcaaaataaaacagactatttgaggggggaggggatatgatggagaatggagtttcaaaggtgaaagtggggcagggagggcattaccatgggatattgttttcaaTCATGGAtgttgataataaaaataaattttaaaaaattccctcCAATACATCTATGATTCTATACTATGGGCCTACTGTGCGCAAAGTACCTAAGGCCCCGAGAAGGAGGAGGACTTTGAAGGTAGCCCAAGACCCCCACCCCACACTCTCTCTGTAGATGCCCTCCCACACGCTGGCACCCAGCAGCATGCACAAGCCGAGACACACAGATGGGCTCTCTGACGGCAGCAGCATGGTTGGTCTCTGGAGACATCTCTTGTGTAAGCTCTTTATTGCCTATGGTACAAAGGCCAAAGCCCTGGCCTGGTCTGTTCACTTcctaccttcacacacacacactctctaaaGTTTATCCAAACGTCCCTCAGCACACCCACTGCTTTCCCACATCTGCCCTATGGCTCATGCCTCTTCCTTACTGTCTCATCCCCAGGTACCAGCCCTTCTAGTTCCTCCCAGCCAGAAGCAAACCCTCGCGGCTCCTAGGACCTGGTAGCAGCGCTGAGTTTAATCCTCACGTGGGCATGAACACTTTACAACTTGTATGAAAATGACctccagctgggtgtggcagcattgcctgtaatcccaacacccaggaggcgGATGCATTACCTGTgtgaggaaagcctgggctacagaaggagAGTAGAGcatagcgtgtgtgtgtgtgtgtgtgtgtgtgtgtgtgtgtgtgtgtgtgtgtagttttcaGAAGACCTCCCATTTGCTTCTTAGCAATTTCCTAGAAGTCAGAAACCACACGTTTATAGTACTCAATTTATGACACCAAAAACCCAAGTGCTGACTCACAGGAGTCCTCTGACCATCAGTCCCCTCATCTGTAAAAGGGGAATATGGTCCTTGTAAAATGGTCATATGGTCcttgtagttttggttttgtttgtttgagacaaagtcttattTAGACCAAgcttgcctcaaattcactatgtagctgagggtgacccgatcctcctgcctccacctcctctgtgctgggatgacaggtgtgtatcACCTCTGGTTTGTATAGTgctaggaattaaacccaggccttgTGCATGTTGGCAAAtaccttaccaactgagctgcatcccagccCACTGTAgtgattgttttaaaattaatgtgaTGAGCCaggtttccaaaaaaaaaaaaaaaacttaacctggagagatggttcagtggttaaagacatttgcttgcaaatcctgacagacCCAGCACCCatatgccagatacacagagtggcacatgcatctggagttcgtttagagtgaaaagaggccctggcattcttcattgttattctttttctctctccttctctctctctccttgtagctctctctgcttgtgaatatatttatttattttggcttttctgaagtagggtctcactatagcccaggctgacctctgaagccccaggctggccttgaactcacattaatcctcctacctctgcctcctgagtgctgggatttaaaaaggcatgtgccaccatgcctggctgcatattttaattttttttttatttgcaaggggggagagagagcactgtttgtgaatataaataaataaaaacactttttaaaagaaaagaatgaagctgggtatggcggtgcatgcttttaatcccagcacttaggaggcagaggtaggaggattgccctaaattcgaggctaccctgagactacatagtgaattccagctcagcctgggctagagagagacccttcctcaaaaaaggggggagctaagaatgagaggctggagagaaagattaggcacctgcctacaaaacctaagaacccaggtttgattccccagtacccacataagccagatgcatgcctctagagttcaataacagcggctagaggccctggcatgcccattctatctacctgcatctttctgtctgtctttctctctctccaatagataaataaaatatttttaaaaggcagagaatgaaaggaaggatGAGAATGGAGATGATAATCTGCTCAGCCTCTACATAGTAGATGACTAAGGGCTTGAGCTAGGAAAGGCTGGCTTACATGGCCCAGCAAAGTACTGCATTAGAACAGGACCCAGCTCTCCCGTCTCCAGACCTCAGGTGGATTCTGCAGGCCCCAGGACATGCCTGCCTTGGCACACCTCCAGAACTGAGGACAGCTGTAAACTCTTTCCTCGGCTgacctgcttccacctccctgccttctttctctGAAAATCCTTGCAGAGAGACACATCTGTGTCAAGCAGCCCTTGTCTTCCCCACGGTCCTCTGAAAGAGCTGCAGCAGGGCAAATGGGTGTTTCCACGGAGGCCTGTGGCAAGAGGGGGAGGGCTCTGGCATTCTGACTAATTTCCTGCCCTATGGACAGGCAAATAACCGCCCTGAAATGCCAGTGCTACTCCTCAAGCACCCCCAACAAATTGTAGCTTATTTTGAGAACAGGAGATTCAAAAATGCTACTTTCCATGAAGAGTAAGCATGGCTGCAGGATTGCTCCAGGCACCAACAGGGGCCTCTCctatgtctctctttttttttttttaatttttatttatttatttgagagcgatagacacagagagaaagacagagagagggagagagagagaatgggcgcgccaggNNNNNNNNNNNNNNNNNNNNNNNNNNNNNNNNNNNNNNNNNNNNNNNNNNNNNNNNNNNNNNNNNNNNNNNNNNNNNNNNNNNNNNNNNNNNNNNNNNNNaataataaatttgaaaaaagaaggaaggaaggaaagaagaatccAGACACCTCAGGGTCCTGCTCTGACCTCCATTCATGAGCAGTGTCACATGTGCCTCCACACTCACAGATAAATAGGTGGCTAGAAGgacagataaatggatggatggctttaaaaaaaaaaaaagaaagaaagcacaaagccctgagtttgatccccaacactgcataaacctggtatggtggcacatacctatgatcccagcaaccaagaagtagaagcaggaagaaCAGTAGTTCAGGGTCATTCCTGCCTACATatcaagtttgagaccaacctgaccTATATGCAACTCTATCttaaagaaagggggagggggtaggacagaaGGATCTACCAGTTGCAGAGGGCAGCACTGAGTCCCTGGGCTCATGGGGAGGCCTCACAGCCTGAGTATGACACTAACTCCACTAATTCCACCATCCCCAAACTTCAGAGGCAGTACATGGGAAGAGTCTATCTAGAGAGCCGGCTCTTAGCCAGTGAACTTGGATACTGGGTGAGGTGGGCCACATCTGCACTTCAGCttctggggaggctgaagcaggaggatcccttGAGCCCAGGGAtcctttgaggccagcctgagcagcaGCATACTGAGATCTTGTTGTaaaaatctctccagcacatgcctgtgaagcctaaggacctaaggtttcacaggcaagtgccttaaccactaagtcatttctccagcccctcccttccttgtttctttggtgctggggatcaaactcaagaccTCACACttttaggcaaacactctaccactgagctatactcccaaCCCCAAGCCCCAGATTCTCAGTGTTTAATTGTCTCACCACACTGGCACTCACAGTTATGAGGCACAGGACCTGCCATGAGGTGGGCTGTCAACAAACCTTATAAACTGCAATGAACTGAGTATCTGCATACCAGGCAGAGAGGGAAAATAAAAACACCCAAAGACGTCACTGGTCATGATGCCTCATGCTTTTTATTTGGTAAGACTTAATATCTTAAGAACTCTAATGAGAATGAGACATGAAGGAAAATAATTCTGAAAAAGAATACAGAATGTTATCTCACTCAAAACTTTGGTAGTCCAACACTTGTTGGCCTCCTTGAGCGAGGTGATAATGGATATTAATTATCAGAATATTAAGACGGTGCAGGAATATTGGGAAGAAAGAGGGAGCAGGATAGTCTAGCTGATCCCAAATGTCCCTTTTCCTGGCTGACACTTCTGAATCACCCTCCAGGTTACCCCATGTCATAGATGCCTCTCTCCTCCTAGACAACTGGGAGCAATTTGGTGTATTGGAAGACCCAGTGGATAAATTACTGGGTGTTACTTGTATTTAAGGAGATATAGTAAGATGGAGACCCCTCCATTCTGACTCCAAATTCTCCTTAATTTTGATTATTAATTTTGTCCATCCTCCATAGCCCCCTATAAGTCCCAGGCAGACTAGAAAGAATTAGACAGTGTCTCATCTCAATCCTGCAGTGCATGCTTCTTCCACCCCAGAGAACTACGAAAATATCATGTTAAGGGATGTCCTCAGTGCCGTCCCCTTTCATGCCATGGCCCAGCTTTTAGGCTCAGAAGTTGAAGACACCAGCAACAGCCACAGGACGACTGTTAATTGACCCAAGACCTAAGATGTCATGAATCAATCCAGTTCTTGAGTGAAACGGAAAGGGTAACCCCAGTTAGGTCACAGGACAACAGAAAGAACCCCTCCCAAATCCGACTAGGAAGCCTTCCGGAAATGGACAACCTTCTGAAATGCTTGCCGGAAGTCTTCATTGAACACAGTGTAGATGATGGGATTAATGAGGGAGTTTAAATAGCCCAGCCAGGTGAAGAAGTCAAAGAGGGCCGGGTGGATCCAGCAGGCGTCCCTACAGATCGGAAGGACCAGAGAGGCCACGAAGAAGGGCAGCCAGCAGACGATAAAGGCCCCCAAAATGATCCCCAGGGTCTTGGTGGCTTTCCTCTCCCGCGCGGCAGAAATCCTCTTACGTTCCAGGATGCTATCGGCCAGCTTGATTTTCACGTGATTGAAAAAGAGCGGGGAGCCGGCTGTGTGCGAGTGGCTCTCGTGGAGGCTGGGATCGAGCGAGCAGAGCGAGGAGCCGGCCGAGCCCGTGATGAGCTGGGCCGTGGTGAAGCGCTTCCCGTACAGGGAAGGTGGCTTCAGGATGCGGCTGCGGGCGGCCACGTAGATGCGGCCGTAGAGGATGATGAGCAGGACAGATGGGATGTAGAAGGCCCCGCAGGTGGAGTAGATGGTGTAGGAGATCTGGGACGTGTTCACCAGGCAGTCGGACATCTCCTCGTGAGCCGTGGCCTGCCGCCAGAAGAGCGGAGGGATGGAGATACAGATGGAGATGATCCAAACGGCTGCAATCATGGCTGCGGCATGGCCCGCGGTCCGGCGTTTGCTGTACTCCAGGGCGTCTGTGATGGCCCAGTACCTGTCCAGGGCAATGACGCACAGGTGCAGGATGGAGGCCGTGCAGCATGTGATGTCAGATGACACCCAGATGTCACACAAGACTTGGCCAAAGTTCCAGGTGTGGGTGGTGGTGTAGGCGATGCTGATGGGCATGACCAAGATGGAGACCAGGAGGTCAGTGGTAGCCAGGGAGCCGATGAGATAGTTGGCTGGGGTGTGGAGCTTCTTGGTGAGAAGAATGGTGGTAAGCACAAAGGAGTTGGAGAGGACAGTGGCCAGCGTGATGACAGAAAGGACGACCACAAGGGAGAGCTTGAGGGCCTGGAGGACCGCTGGGTCCCAAGTCCCTGGGGTCCCAGTAGCATTCAAGGATCTATTGGAAGCCTCCTGGGCAAAGCCTTCTATGGACTGGTTTGGAGGCGACATGCTAGGAGGTTCTCTCTTCCCACACACTCCCTTCACAGTTGTCCCGCGCAAAGCAAGATCATCCTCCACTTTCACGGAGGTGGGAGCCATCCATCAGAATGGACCACGGCAAGAAGATTTCAAGACGTGGTTATGGAAACACACCAAGACCACGGCCATTTGCCAGGGGCAGGCCTTTCCTAAAGCAGGCGAATCCTGAGACATCTCTGGAATTCGGCCCCATAGATCTCCAGCCCAGGGGAAGCAAGCTGAATTTGTTAAGACAATTATCAGGACATCATGGGAGGGTGAATCATGCTCTAGGGTTCATGCTTTTGGCATATTTTGGGCTCTTCTCAAAGTTTGAGATATCAATGCGAGGCAGTGTAGGGCCATCAGGGCCCCCAGGAAGTAAAAGCAGGGAATGTTCTTGAATTTGTCCTTGCAGTCTTCACTTGGCTAGAGGaggatctggcttctccttatctcttgcttgcctaaaggagtttccTAGATCTGGTTTCCCTTTAACTCAGCCAGAGACCCTCCCTAGGAATGAGTTCCCTTTCCTAGAGGTACATCCAGGttggttagctcagcccccaaTCAGAACCTATAACAAGACCCCAATCTGGGTCTCTCGGTGGGCTTTACTGCTCTTGCCTTCCCAtgagcaggagctctctgcactctcttctttccttcttcttcttccttaaaaaaaaaaattaattaatttagttagttattagagagaatggctggaatgagtgcaccagggcctccagccactgcaaacaaactccagacgcgtgcaccaccttgtgcatctggcttacatgggtcctggggaattaaacctggatcctttggctttgctgccttaactgctaagccatctctcgagccccttgtttgcttcttttaatctaataaaatctctctaaacttcaCCCTTTGGTCTTGGACTGCAGttgtttgaattcataagacaaccTAATTCTGGAGACACCCCGAAATTCCCATATTGTATCTGTGCGTTGGCATGTTGTATTAGTGTGTTGGCAGAGGAACCCCAATTCTTGTATCAAATGTGATTAGTGAGAACATCAAAATCTCTCCCATTTCTAATCAGGGAAGTGTCTAGAGTCTaagttgtttctttaaaaatggaaGCAAAGGAAAACACCTCCTGATTCAGAGAAGAACCATCGTCGTCAACAGCTCCATTTTCCAGGATTATCTTGACCTGTTACATCACGAGTACTTAACTTTGGTTTCTGTCCCACTGATCATTTCAAGCCTGACCAGACAAAACATTTCCCTTACCACTAGGTGAAGCGGGGGGGAAAAATCACTTGGTTCATTGATATGGATACGTGTACTGAAGCACTGAGATTTTAAGACAAGACAGAAAGCCAAGTTAGGTTCTTGAAGAACGATTCGAAAGGCTAAAATTATTAGATTAAAAAGATACTGCTTCACGCTGGCCCTGTGCTATGAACTCGCCTTATTCAAAAGGCTACAGGGAGCTGATGTGGCCCCACCCCCACAATTCCCAGAGGGGACAAAGTACCACAGGCTGGTTCCAAGCACATGAAGTCAGCTCTGTGAATCAGAAAGCATGACTCTAGTtcactaaaccaaaccaaacactgCATAGGAGAAACAAAAGCCTCCAGAAAGATCACCAGCTTGTTACCATGCATTTCTCTAGAGTGTGTGGTGACGTCCACTCACTTTGGAGTTCCAGTTTCTTAGAGTGAGTATGAAGGACATTTTCTGTTTCCTTGGTtggtttcttttgagacagggtttcatgtatagagcctaggctggcctcagtttTGCCATGTAGtcgaagatgaccttgaactcttgatccttctgcctccacctcttgatTGCTGGTATTATAGGTGAGTGTTACAGTGCTCAACTCATGAAtgactctaaaaacaaaaacaacaaaaaataagacaaagcAAAAATCTACAACAAaacacttattattattatgaagcAAAGAAATTAACTGCAAAAATTTAAtcccagagctttttttttttttttttttttttttttgaggtagggtctaggtctagctcaggaattcactacatagtctcaggctggcctcgaactcccagtgatcctcctgccatgatctccctcctgagtactgggattaaaggtgtgtgctgccatgcccagaccttctttttt
The genomic region above belongs to Jaculus jaculus isolate mJacJac1 chromosome 5, mJacJac1.mat.Y.cur, whole genome shotgun sequence and contains:
- the Htr1d gene encoding 5-hydroxytryptamine receptor 1D, which produces MAPTSVKVEDDLALRGTTVKGVCGKREPPSMSPPNQSIEGFAQEASNRSLNATGTPGTWDPAVLQALKLSLVVVLSVITLATVLSNSFVLTTILLTKKLHTPANYLIGSLATTDLLVSILVMPISIAYTTTHTWNFGQVLCDIWVSSDITCCTASILHLCVIALDRYWAITDALEYSKRRTAGHAAAMIAAVWIISICISIPPLFWRQATAHEEMSDCLVNTSQISYTIYSTCGAFYIPSVLLIILYGRIYVAARSRILKPPSLYGKRFTTAQLITGSAGSSLCSLDPSLHESHSHTAGSPLFFNHVKIKLADSILERKRISAARERKATKTLGIILGAFIVCWLPFFVASLVLPICRDACWIHPALFDFFTWLGYLNSLINPIIYTVFNEDFRQAFQKVVHFRKAS